In Pirellulales bacterium, the DNA window GCGACGGCACTATGCGATCAGACGCAATCGGCCTATCGCAAGCTCCGCGAAGATAAGGCGCAGGGCATGCTCGCCGAACTGGCCCGCACGGTCGACATCTCGCGCAAGGACCTCAACGACGCCACGTCGAAGCTCTCGAATCTCGAGCGGCAGGTCGGGGGCGATCTGGCCGAGTTGCGCAACCTGCACGGTTCGCCTTCGGCCGAGAGCGATCTGCGCCGCAACGTGACGAGCCTCGAAACCGACCTGCGCGCCGCGGAAACGTCGCGCCGCGCGAACGAAGAGCTGCTCGCGCTGCTCGAATCGGCCCAGCACGATCCGACGCGCCTGGTCGCCACGCCGAATCGCTTGCTCGATGCTCAGCCCGGGCTCAAACGCTTGAAGGATGGGCTCATCGACGCGCAGTTGAAGCTGGCCCAATTACAGGGCGACATGTCGGACGATCACCCCAAAGTCCGCACCGCGCGGAACTCGGTGCAGGAAATCGTCGAGCACATCAACGCCGAGCTCTCGGTGGCCGTCCGTGGCGTGCAGGCCGAGATCGACCTGGGCGACAAGCAGATCGCCTCGCTCCAATCGCAGTTGAACGAGGGGCGCGATCGTTTGGCTCGCCTCGCCGGCCTGCGTGCCGAGTATTCGAATCTGGTGGCCGAGGTAGACCGCCGCACGAAGCAACTCGAGTTGGCCGAACGCAATCAGGCCGACGCCCGCGCCAGCCAATCGGCCGCCGTGGCAACGAGCCTCATCACGCGGGTCGACACGCCCGACACCGGCGCCCGCACGATCGGTCCGCGGCGTAGCGTCATCGCCCTGGCGGGACTGCTGGGGGGATTTGCCTCGGGTTTGGGCCTGCTGTTGTTGACGGTGCCCCTCGATCCGGGACCGGGCCCGATCGGACTGGGCGTGTCGAACAACGAACCGGCGTCGAGCACGAGCGAAACGGTCCCCTTCCCCACGCAAGTAGCGGCCTGCGAGTCGCGCCCGGCGGCAGGAGTGGTCGCCGCGGCTTCCCCCGCGCTGTCTTTCAAGCACTCGCTGGCCAAGCTCTCGCGCACGTATTCCGAAGTTCGCTAACAACGCACGATGTGGCCGTACCGTGGCGAACGTGATTCGCTGACCCCATTCACGATAGAAACCCATGGACGTGGCGCTTCTGGCAATCGGCGGACTGGTCGCCACGGTGTGGGGCGCGGTCTATGCCCTGCGCGGATCGCTGGTCGCCGGCTGCCTGGTATTGATCATCGTGATGTCCGCCCTGGGGCATCCTTTCTTCCATACCGACATCGGTCCGATCACCGTCTCGCTCGATCGGCTGCTGTTGCCCTTTCTGCTCGTGGCCTACGTCGTGCAACGGCAACTGGGCAAGACCGACCCCAAGCCGCTGGTCGCGGCCGATTATCTGCTCTTCTCGCTCGTCGGCGTGCTTACGGTCAGCACCTTCACGCACGATTGGCGCGTCGATGGGCCGACGGGCGTGCCCCCCATGTGGCGCTTGATCGCCGGCTACGCCACGCCCGCCGCCATCTACTGGATCGTACGGCAATCGCCCCTCACGCAGAGCCGCGTCGAGATGTGCTACAAGGTGTTGGCCGTCTATGGGCTGTATCTCGGTTTCACGGGCATTGCCGAAGTCACCGGCCAGTGGTGGGCGGTGTTTCCCAAGCACATCGCCGATCCGACGATCGGTTTGCACTACGGCCGCGCGCGTGGACCCATGGTGCAATTGCCGACGTACGGCATTTATCTGTCGATCTGTTTGATGTCGGCCTGGCTCGTGCGACCGCGGCTGTCGCAGCGCGGACAAGTGCTGCTGCTGGCGACGATTCCGATCATGCTGGGAGGCATCGCCTTCAGCTACACGCGCAGCGTGTGGATGGGCACCGGCCTGGGCGCGCTGATTCTGCTGGGTCTGACCCTGCAAGGACGCACGCGCACTCTGGTACTCGGCAGCATGGTGGCCGGGGCGCTCGTGGTCGGCATCGCCAAGGCCGACAGCATCATCGGCATTCAACGCGAAGGTTCCTTCGGCGAGGGACGCCAGTCGGCGTTCGCGCGGGCATCGTTCACCTACGTGTCGTGGCAGATGTTCCTCGATCGGCCGGTGTGGGGTTGCGGCTTCGGGCAGTTTCCCATCGAGAAATATCCTTACTTGGCAGACCGCTCGACCGATCTCGACCTGGAAGGCATTCGCACGCTGTCGCACCACAACACCCTGCTGAGCCTGTTGACCGAGACCGGCCTCGTCGGGTTGGGGTTGTTCCTAGCCGTGCTCGCCTGCTGGGCGATCGACGCCTGGAAGATGTGGCACAGCTCCGTCACGCCCGAGTGGGCCAAGCGACAAGCGGTCCTCTTTCTGGCCGCGTTGGGGATGTACTCCGTGCAGTTGTTGTTCCACGAGCTGACGTATTCGCCGATGGAGAATTCGATCATGTTCTTCGTGGCGGGCATCACCGCGGGATTGCGTCCCTTGTCGCTGGCGCCGGAAAAAACGGTTGTAGCGAAGATCGCCTGACGCACGGCCCGATGTTGCCCGGCGGCAACATCGGCCGTGCCGAGTGCGGCGTGCGTGTTGCCCCCCGACGTCATCCCCAACGCGATTCGGCCCGAGAGCATTTACCTTCGCACCGCCGAACGAGCCGGCCGACAACGACTTACGACATTCGATCAAGACTCGCGCGACGACCGACGGATTCTGGCATTCACTTTGCTCTGGAGTAGTTCGACGCATGCAGCGTCCGACCAACGACAGCAAGGAACGACAACATGCCCGCCAACGTCACTGCCACGCCAACCGAACTGCTCGAAGCGCCGGAAGTGCCCCGGGTCGCCAGCGTCGCGCGGAACGAAGTGCCCGTCGCACCGCCAGCGGTCGAGCCCGTTCGGCAGCGGATCGTGGCGAAGCACCAAGTCTTGCCGGCGGGAACGGTACGAGCGCGAGGGAACCTGTCGACGGGTTACCGGGTCTTGAAGCGCGCGGCCGACATCGTCGGGGCGCTCTTCTTTCTGGTGTTGTTCTCGCCGTTGATGCTGGCGGTGCTGTTGGTGCTGACCGTGACGACGAAGGGGCGTCCTCTCTTTCGCCAGACGCGCGTGGGCCTGTGCGGACGCACGTTCGGCATGTACAAGTTCCGCACAATGCGTCTCGACGCCGATAAGTTGCAGCACCTGGTGAAGAACGAGAAGGACGGCCCGGTGTTCAAGAATCGCCACGACCCGCGCATCACGCGGATCGGCCGCTTCCTCCGTTCGACGAGCATCGACGAGATGCCGCAGTTCGTGAACGTGCTGCTGGGAGACATGTCACTCGTCGGCCCTCGCCCGCCGGTGCCGGCCGAAGTGGCGAAGTACGAGCCGTGGCAGTTGGGGCGCCTGTCGGTGAAGCCGGGCCTGACCTGCCTGTGGCAAGTGAGCGGCCGTTGCGAGATCGGCTTCGAGGATTGGGTCCGCATGGACCTCTGGTACCTGCGTCACCAGAACGTGAAGACCGACGTGAAGCTGCTGGTGAAGACGCCGATGAGCGTGTTGAGCCGCCGCGGAGCCTATTAGCAGATCGCGCACCCGTGCGTGACAGACACCCCGTTCGACCATCCACGCAAGGCCCGATGCCAAAAGCACCGGGCCTTTCTCGTGCGAGCCCTTCGACCTTAGGCGATCAATTCGCGGACGACGCGGCCTTCGACGTCGGTCAGGCGGAAGTCGCGGCCGGCGTGGCGGTAGGTGAGTCGCGTGTGATCGAAGCCCAGCAGGTGCAAGAGCGTGGCGTGGATGTCGTGGACGTGGACGCGATTCTCGACGGCCTGGAAGCCGAACTCGTCGGTCGCGCCGTAGACCTGGCCCCCCTTCACGCCGCCGCCGGCCATCCAGACGGTGAAGCCATAGTTGTTATGGTCGCGGCCGTTGATCTTGCCGGCGTTCGCCCCCTTCTGCGGTAGCTCGACGGTGGGGGTGCGGCCGAACTCGCCTCCCCACAGCACGACCGTTTCGTCGAGCAGTCCGCGTTGCTTGAGATCGGCCAGCAGCGCGCCGATCGCCTGATCGCACTGTTGGGCGAGCGTGCGATGGTTGACCTCGATATCGTCGTGGTTGTCCCACGGCTGGCCGGCGCCGTGCCAGATCTGGACGAAGCGCACGCCGCGCTCGACGAGCCGCCGCGCGATCAGAATCTGCCGCGCCTGCACCCCTTCGCCATACATGTCGAGCACGTGCTGCGGCTCGCGGCTGATATCGAACGCCTCGGCGGCCTCGATCTGCATGCGATAGGCGAGCTCGAAACTGTGAATGCGGGCTTCGAGCGCGGCATCTTCCGGCCGGGCGGCGAAGTGCTTCTCGTTGAGCGCCGCCAGCAGGTCGAGTTGGGCACGCTGGTCGTCGCGCGTCACGGAATGATTCCGCACGTGCTCGACCAGCTTCTCGATCTCTTGGTGCTGCGTGTCGACGTACGTGCCCTGGAACACCCCGGGCAGGAAGGCCGACTGCCAGTTCTGCGCCCCCTTGATCGGCAGGCCGCCCGGGCACATGGCGATGAAGCCCGGCAGATTTTGATTCTCGGTCCCCATGCCGAAGGTGACCCACGATCCGACGCTGGGGCGGACGACGCGGGTCGTGCCGCAGTTCATCAGCATGAGCGAGGGTTCGTGGTTGGGGATGTCGGCGTAGGCCGAGCGCACGACGGCGATCTCGTCGATCATGCGCGCCGTGTGCGGAAAGATCTCGCTCACCTCGATGCCACTCTGGCCATGCTTCGCGAACTTGTAGGGGGAAGGAAACGCGGCGCCGGTCTTGCGTTCGGTGCGGAGGTTCTCGACCGGCAACATCTGCCCGGCGTATTTGGCCAGCGACGGTTTGGGGTCGAACGTGTCGACGTGCGAGGGCCCGCCATTCATGAAGAGGTGGATGACGTGCTTGGCCCGGGCCGGAAAATGCGCGACGCGCGGCGCCAGCGGGCTGGTGGCGAGCGAG includes these proteins:
- a CDS encoding O-antigen ligase family protein, producing MDVALLAIGGLVATVWGAVYALRGSLVAGCLVLIIVMSALGHPFFHTDIGPITVSLDRLLLPFLLVAYVVQRQLGKTDPKPLVAADYLLFSLVGVLTVSTFTHDWRVDGPTGVPPMWRLIAGYATPAAIYWIVRQSPLTQSRVEMCYKVLAVYGLYLGFTGIAEVTGQWWAVFPKHIADPTIGLHYGRARGPMVQLPTYGIYLSICLMSAWLVRPRLSQRGQVLLLATIPIMLGGIAFSYTRSVWMGTGLGALILLGLTLQGRTRTLVLGSMVAGALVVGIAKADSIIGIQREGSFGEGRQSAFARASFTYVSWQMFLDRPVWGCGFGQFPIEKYPYLADRSTDLDLEGIRTLSHHNTLLSLLTETGLVGLGLFLAVLACWAIDAWKMWHSSVTPEWAKRQAVLFLAALGMYSVQLLFHELTYSPMENSIMFFVAGITAGLRPLSLAPEKTVVAKIA
- a CDS encoding DUF1501 domain-containing protein, whose product is MLAQSGTGLAMLGLAGLVAGETPAATADRSLATSPLAPRVAHFPARAKHVIHLFMNGGPSHVDTFDPKPSLAKYAGQMLPVENLRTERKTGAAFPSPYKFAKHGQSGIEVSEIFPHTARMIDEIAVVRSAYADIPNHEPSLMLMNCGTTRVVRPSVGSWVTFGMGTENQNLPGFIAMCPGGLPIKGAQNWQSAFLPGVFQGTYVDTQHQEIEKLVEHVRNHSVTRDDQRAQLDLLAALNEKHFAARPEDAALEARIHSFELAYRMQIEAAEAFDISREPQHVLDMYGEGVQARQILIARRLVERGVRFVQIWHGAGQPWDNHDDIEVNHRTLAQQCDQAIGALLADLKQRGLLDETVVLWGGEFGRTPTVELPQKGANAGKINGRDHNNYGFTVWMAGGGVKGGQVYGATDEFGFQAVENRVHVHDIHATLLHLLGFDHTRLTYRHAGRDFRLTDVEGRVVRELIA
- a CDS encoding sugar transferase gives rise to the protein MPANVTATPTELLEAPEVPRVASVARNEVPVAPPAVEPVRQRIVAKHQVLPAGTVRARGNLSTGYRVLKRAADIVGALFFLVLFSPLMLAVLLVLTVTTKGRPLFRQTRVGLCGRTFGMYKFRTMRLDADKLQHLVKNEKDGPVFKNRHDPRITRIGRFLRSTSIDEMPQFVNVLLGDMSLVGPRPPVPAEVAKYEPWQLGRLSVKPGLTCLWQVSGRCEIGFEDWVRMDLWYLRHQNVKTDVKLLVKTPMSVLSRRGAY